The window GCCTGATTCCCGGACTGCGCCGGGCGGGGGTGCTGGCCACGACGGCGACGATCGCCGCCGGGCTGTACCACCGCGCCTTCGAGGCGATCGGCGCGCAGGTGCTGACTTCGGACGAGGCCGCGCAGCAGATCGTGACCCGGCTGATCTACGGCGTCAAGGCCGGCCGGCGCGACGCGGAGGCCAGGGGGCAGGCCGCCGCGATCGCCCGGGACCTGATCCGGCGGGGCGCTCAGGCGATCGTGCTGGGGTGCACCGAACTGCCGTTCCTCCTGCAGCCCGGGGAGGTCTCCGTCCCTCTGCTGGACAGCAACCTGATTCTCGCCCAGGCCGCGGTGCGCAGTGCCCTGGCGCCCGCCGGGGTGCCGCGGCGCCAGGGCTTGCCAGGGCAGAAGTCATCGGATACACTACCGTCAGTCTGGCAGCCGGTGGCCCCCGCAGTCACCGCTGTTGCGCCTTGGAGGGGACGGGATGGCACCGAGGACCGCCAGGTCAGCTCGCACGAAGACCGGAGTGCGGCGCGGGGGACGCGTGACCACGGCAGCCGGGCCCAAGGCCGCGGGGGGGAAGAACGCCCGCCCGTCGGCGCCGGCACGGAGTCCGGCGAAGGCTCGTCCGCTCACGAAGAAGGAGCTGGCCGAGTTCCGCCGCCAGCTGGAGGAGGAGCGGACGCGCCTGCTCGAGGAACTCGAGGCCATGGAGGAGCACACCCCCGAGGTCGAGGATCAGGTGGGGATGGACATCGGGGGCGGCTACGACGAAGATCTCGCCGACGTGGCCAGCAACACCTTTGAGCGCGAGAAGGGGCTGGCCCTGGAGAGCAGTGTGCAGCAGATGCTGGCCCAGGTGGAGGACGCCCTGAGCCGGATCGACGAGGGCACCTACGGTTTCTGCCAGCGCTGCGGCGATCCCATCGATATCGCGCGGTTGCGGGTGCTCCCCTTCGCCACCCTGTGCATCCGCTGCAAGGAGCTGGAAGAGCGGTCCAACGGCGGACGCTGATCCTCCTGGGGACGGTGGTCGTGGCCGATCAGGCCGCGAAGCTCATCGTGGCCGCCCGGCTCCCCCTCGGCCACTCGGTGCCCGTGGTGCCGGGCCTGTTGGCGTTTACCCACACGCAGAATCGCGGCGTCGCCTTCGGGCTGCTGGACGGTGTCAGCCTGCTGGTCCCCGCCGCCGTGACCTTGACCCTGTTGTTGCTGCTCTTCTACAATGAGGCGCGGTGGATACGCCGCCCGATGACGCAGGCGGCGTTTGCCTTGCTGGGCGGGGGCGCGGTCTCCAATCTCACGGACCGCATCCGGGTCGGGGCCGTGGTCGACTTCATCGACGTGCACCGCTGGCCCGTCTTCAACCTGGCCGACGCCGCCGTCAGCGTCGGCGCGCTGCTGCTGGTCCTCACACTGCTGCGGGGTGAACGATGAAGCCGATCCTGATCAGGCTCGGGCCCTTTCCCATCTCTTCGTTCGGCCTGTTCCTGTTGGGCGCGTTTCTGGTGGGCATCGCCGTGGTCCGCCGCCGGGGGAAGGAGATCGGGATCGACCCTTCCCGCATGCTGGATGCGGCGCTGTACATGATCATCGGCGGCATCGTCGCCGGTCGGATCGGATACGTCCTGGCGAACCTTTCCGCCTTCGCCAGGGCTCCGCAGACCATGGTCACCATCTGGCGCGACTCCGGCCTGACCTTTTACGGCGCGCTGGCCGGAGCGGTGCTGGTCGGCGCCTTCTACGCCCGCCGACTGCAGGTGCCGCTGCGCGCCTTCCTGGACCTCTTCGCTCCGGCGCTGGCCCTGGGCTACGCCGTGGCCATGATCGGGGCGCTGCTGCACGGTCTGTACCTGGGCCGTCCGACCGGCGTCCCGTGGGCCGTCCAGATGTTTCTGGAGCGGCGCCATCCCACGCCCATCTACCTTCTGCTGGCCTCCCTCGGCAGTTACGCGGTGCTGCGGGCGCAGGAGCGGCGCGGGCCGCCAGCGGGCATGCTCTTCGTGCTGTGGGTGCTGCTGCTGGCGGTGAGCCGATTTGCCGTCGAGTTCTTCGTGGAGAGCCCGACCGTCGGTTCCTCCGGGCTCACCCTCGCCCAGGCGGTGAACGCCCTGGTCGCGGTGCTGGCCGTGGCAACGCTGGTTGTGCTGGCCCGGGTCGTCCCCGCACAGCCGGCGGCCGCGGCGGGTCCGCCGGAGATGCCTCCGGCGTCCTGAGGCGACGCCGACGCCGGAGCAACACCGCTTCCTCGTGGACGCTGTGCACGCCGGCCTCCGGCTCGACACCTTCCTGGCCGGGCGCGTCCCGCTCTCCCGCTCCCAGATCCAGGCCCTCATCGCCTCCGGGCACGTGACCCTCGACGGGAGGGTCGTCAAGCCGGCGACGAAGGTGCGCGCCGGACAGCAGGTGGAGATGGTCGTTCCGGCCCGGGAACCCGCCGCGGTCATTCCCCAGGCGCTGCCGCTGGAGATCGTCTACGAGGACGAGGACCTGCTGGTGGTCAACAAGCCCGCCGGGCTGACGGTGCACCCGGGGGCCGGGCGTCCCTCGGGCACGCTGGTCAATGCGCTCGCCGCGCGCGTCCCCGGGCTGCTGGCCCTGGGCGGTGGGTTGCGCCCCGGGGTGGTGCACCGGCTGGACAAGGACACCTCGGGCCTGCTGGTGGTGGCCAAGACCGAGCGGGCCTTCCGGGCGCTGCAGCAGCAGGTCGCCTCGCGGGCGATGCGCAGGACCTATCTGGCCCTCGTGCACGGGGTCGTGCCTTCCGAAGAAGGCACGATCGAGGCGCCGATCGGCCGCCATCCCCGCCTCCGGACGCGGATGGCCGTGGTCCCGGGCGGCCGTCCGGCCATCACGCGGTACCGGATCGTCGAGCGGTTTCCCGCCCACACCCTGATCGAGGCCGAACTGGTGACGGGACGGACCCACCAGATCCGAGTGCATTTCGCCCACGTCGGCCATCCCGTGGTGGGCGATCCCGTCTACGGCGGCCGCCGCCCGTCCCTGGGCATCGGCCGCCAGGCCCTGCACGCCTGGCGGCTGGAGGTCTCTCATCCGGTCTTTGGGCAGCTCCTGCGCTTCGAGGCCCCTCCGCCGGCCGACTTTCTCGCCGCCGTGGCGCGGGCCCGCGCGGAGGGGCCGCCGCCGCTCCGGCGAAGTGGAGGGCGCGCCCCATGAGTCCGGCGATGCGCGAGAAGGCGAAGGTGATGGACGCGGACGCCATGCGCCGCGCGGTGGTGCGGATGGCCCACGAGGTCCTCGAGCGCAACAAGACGGCCTCGAATCTGGCCATCGTCGGGATCCGGACCCGCGGCGTGCCGCTGGCCAGCAGGCTGGCCGCGGCCATCGCCCAGATCGAAGGCATCTCCGTGCCCGTGGGGGCGCTGGATACTCGCCCGTTCCGGGACGACCGTCCCACGGGCACACCCGCATCCGCTCCCGTCGTCCTCCCCTTTGCGGTGGCGGACAGGATCATTGTTCTTGTCGATGACGTCCTCTACACCGGCCGGACGGTGCGGGCCGCCCTGGACGGGCTGATCACGCTCGGGCGGCCGCGGGCGATCCAGCTGGCCGTCCTCGTGGACCGGGGCCACCGGGAGCTGCCGATCCGCCCGGATTTCGTGGGGAAAAACCTTCCCACCTCGTCGCGCGAGCACGTCGCCGTCCGGCTGGCGGAGATCGACGGCATCGACGAGGTCGTGATCGAAGAACCCGCTTAGCGGTCGTTACGGAAGTCCCGGCACCACCCGCACGGTGCGCTCCCGCTCGTAGGTCACCACCCCCGGCCGGCCGCCGGCCGGCTTGCGCACGTACCGCCGCAGGGTGCAGTCGACGGCGACGCGGCCCGAGGAGCGCGCCCGGCTGAAATAGGCGGCGATCGCCGCGGCCTGCAGGATCTCCTCCTCGCGGGCCGGCCGCCCGCCGGTGCGCAGGACGACGTGCGCACCGGGGACGCCGCGGGCGTGGAACCAGAGATCGTCGGCGCGGGCGACCTCGAAGGTGAGGCGGTCGTTCTCCCGGTTGGTCCTGCCCACCAGCACCGTGGCGCCGCCGGGGAGGGGGAAGGCGCGCGGCGCCGTCGCCGCCGCCACTCGCCGCCGGGGACGGCGCACGTAGCCTTCCTCCGCCAGCTCGTCGCGCAACGCCCGCAGGTCGTCCGCGGCGGCGGCGGACTCCACCAGGGCCAGGCTGCTCTCCAGGTAGGCGCGCTCGGCGTCCAGCTCCTGCAGCCGCCTCTCCAGCTGGGGCCGGGCCCGCCGCATCCTCGTGTAGCGGGCAAACAACGCGTTGGCGTTCTCGACGGCCGTGAGCCGCGGGTCGAGCGGGATCGCCACCGGCGCCCCGTCGTACCCGGGCACCACGACCTGCGCCGCACCGGGGGCGATCTGCGAGGCATAGGCCAGCAGCAGCTCCCCGCGCCTGCGCACCTCCTCGCCCTCTGCCGCTTCCTGCAGGTTGCGCCGCACCTCGCCCTCGGCGCGATCCACATCGGCCAGCGCTTCCCGGAGCGTCTTCTCCAGCCGGGCGCGCAGGTCGTCGACCTCACAGGAGGCGCGCGCCGCCGCCGTGACCCGCGCCACAGCCTCGCTCATCGTGGCCGTGCGCTCCATCCGCAGCCCCCTGACGTGGACCAGGGGAAAGGGGGCGTACCCGCGCAGGGTGTCTGCGGCGTAGTAGATGACCGGCTCAAAGGCGCCTCGGGCAACGAGATCGGCCAGCTCCCGCAGGACGCGCAGGAGATCCGCCGCGCGCTCGGCCGCGTCCCGGGCCGGCGCCGTCGCCGGCAGGCTGGCCCGGGCCACGACCTCCCGGGCCATCGTCGGGCTGATGCCGAAGAGGAGTGCCGGGAGCCGCTCGGCGATCGGTCCCTCCTCCGCCTCCAGGATGGCGCGGAGGACAGGCTCGCTCAGCTCCCCGGGGCTCGGGCGCCCGGCCGTCGGTGGGCGGTAGACCGACCCGGCGCTCAGGTCCCGCCCCGCAGATCGCGCGGGAGCCCTCAGCGTGCCGGCGACGACGCCGTCCTCCACAAGGATGAGGTTGCTGGCCGGGCCCCTGATCTCCGCCACCAGCGCGGGAGTCCCCAGATCGGACTGGAAGCCCAGGGTGAGGACCCGTTCAAAGGGAGGACAGCGCACCGACACGAGCCGGGCGCCTTCCAGACGGCTGTGCAGCAGCTGGGCGAACGGTCCCCGTCGGGCCTCCCCCGGCGGCGCGAGCGCGAGATGGATCCGGGCCCACTGCGGGTGGACGGAGCACAGCAGGGCGAGCGCGCGTGCGGCGCGGAACTCGAGGAGGACCTCGTGGGGGTCGTCCTGGCTGATCCGTCGCAGGCGGCTGCCGATCAGCGTGGCCAGGTCGGCGGCCACGGCGGCGAGCACGACGCTGTCGAAGGAACCGATGGGCCGCATCCCGACCTACGATACCACAGCGAACAGGACTCCCTCGCCGCCGACAAGAAGCACAGTGCTGATGATCCGCAGCATGACCGGCTACGGTCGGGCCGAGGTGCACACCCTGTTGGGCCGGTTCACCGTGGAGATGCGTTCGGTGAACCACCGCTTCGGCGAGATCCTGGTGCGGCTCCCGCGCGACCTGGCCGCGCTGGAAGACCGGGTGCGCGCGGTGGTGCAGGAGCGCGTGTTGCGGGGCCGGGTGGAGGTCACTATACTCAGGGAGGACCGCGCGCCCCGCCCCAGGTCGGTGCGCGCGGACCTCGAGCTGGCTGCGGCCTATGCGCAGGCGTTGCGGGAGCTGGCCGCCGCCCTGGGCGTCCCGAACGCGGTCAGCCTGGCCCAGATCGCCGCGTATCCCGACGTGCTCCGGGTGGAGGAGACGAAGGACGATCTCGAGGCGCTCTGGCCCGACCTGGCGACGGCGGTGCGGGCCGCCGCGGCGGACCTGGTGGAGATGCGGGAAGCGGAAGGACGCCGACTGGCCCAGGATCTGGAAACGAGACTCAGCCGCCTGGAAGAGCTCGGCGTCGTCGTGGAGCGGCGCTCCCGCGATGCGGTGGGCGAGTACGCGGCGCGGCTGCGGGAACGGATCCGGCAGTTGCTGGGAGAAGTGCCTGTGGATGAGCACCGCCTGGCCGCGGAGGTGGCCATCTTCGCCGAGCGCAGCGACGTCAGCGAGGAGGTGACCCGTCTGCGCAGCCACATCGCCCAGTTTCGCCAGGAGCTGGCCCGCGCCGAGGGCGCCGTGGGGCGGCGGCTGGAATTCGTCCTGCAGGAGATGGGCCGGGAGGTCAATACCACCGGCGCCAAGGCCAACGACCTGGAGATCACCCGCGCGGTGATCGCCATGAAGGGCGAGCTGGAAAGCATGCGCGAGCAGATCCAGAATGTGGAGTGAACCCCGCCTGATCAACATCGGCTTCGGGAACATCGTGGCCGCCAACCGCATCATCGCCATCGTCGCCCCCGACTCCGCCCCCATCAAACGCATCATCCAGGAGGCGCGCGACAAGGGTGCGCTGATCGACGCCACCTACGGCCGCCGGACCCGCGCCGTGGTCATCACGGACAGCGGTCACGTCCTGCTCTCCGCCGTGCAGCCGGAAACCGTGGCCCACCGCTTCACCTCCCGGGAGGGCGAGGAGGCGGCGGAGTGACGCCGCCCGGCGTATGATCGTCGCCATCGCCGGTCCCATCGGGGTCGGCAAGAGCACGGTGGCCCGGGCGCTGGCCGACCGGCTCGGGTACCGCTACATCTCCGGCGGCGAGGTCTTCCGCCAGATCGCCCGCGAGCGCGGCATCTCCGTGGTGGAGGTGAACAGGCTCGCCGAGACCGATCCGGAGCTGGACCGCGCGCTCGACCGGCGCCAGGCGGAGCTGGCCCGCGCGGGGAACTGCGTGGTGGAGAGCCGCCTGAGCGGGTGGATGGTGGAGGCCGATCTCAAGGTGTGGCTGCGGGCGCCCGTCGAGGTGCGCGCCGCACGGGTGGCCCGGCGCGAGGGGCTGGAGGTCACCGCGGCGCTGCGGGAGCTGGTGGAGCGCGAGCGCAGCGAGTGGGCGCGGTACAAGGCGCTCTACGGCATCGACATCGACGACCTCACGCCCTATCAGCTGGTGATCGACACGACCCGCTGGAGCGCCGAGGTGATCGCCGACGCGCTGGCCACCCTGGCCCGCACTCTGCTGCTGGAGACCCGCACGCCGTGACGGCCTCCTCGCTGGAAGGACGGACGATCGTCGTCGGCGTGACCGGCGGCATCGCCGCCTTCAAGACGGTGCAGCTGGCCAGTCGTCTGCGCCAGATGGGCGCCGAGGTGCACGTCGTGATGACTCCCGCGGCCGCACGGTTCGTCAGCCCGCTCACCTTCCGCGGGGTGACCGGGCACCCCGTGGTCGCCGACCTGTGGGATCCGGCCAACCCCTACGACGAGCCGCACGTCGCCCTCGGCGAACGGGCCTCGCTCTTCGTCATCGCTCCGGCCACCGCCCACACCATCGCCAAGCTGGCCCTGGGGCTGGCCGACGACCCCGTGTCGGCGACGGCGCTGGCCACGCGCGCCCCCATCCTGCTGGCGCCGGCGATGCACGACGCCATGTACGAGCACCCGGCGACGCAGGAACACCTCAGCACCCTGCGCCGGCGCGGCTGCCACATCATCGGTCCGGAGGTGGGCTGGCTGGCGTCGGGCAAGCAGGGCATCGGCCGGATGGCCGAACCCGACGCCATCGTGGACGAGATCCGCGCCCTCCTGGAGCGGCGCTGACCCGCGGCCTGCCGAGGCCATGCTCGTCGACGTCGCGGTGAACGCGCCGCTGCGCGCGGGGGACCGCGCCTTCACCTTCGCCGTGCCCGAGGCGCTGCAGGACCGCGTGACCGTGGGTCTGCCTGTGCGCGTGCCCTTCGGCCGGGGCCACACCACCGGCTTCGTCGTCGCCCCCGGAACCCGCACCGACCGGCCGCTGCGGCCGATTGCCGGCGTGGACGAGCGGCTCCCCCCGCTTCCCGCCGATCTGGTCGCCCTTGCCCTGTGGATGGCCGACTACTACGTCTGTTCCGTGGGCGAGGCCATCTGGGCCATGCTCCCGCCCCCCGCGGCTGCGGCGCGGGCCCGAGCGGCGGCCGAACCCCTGGGAACGCCGCCGGCGGCCGACGGGATGCCGGCCGCGCCTGAGACCGGCAGGGAACCGCCGGGCCACGGGGACGGGACCGCGCCCGTCGGCGCCCACCTGCGCCGCGACCCTGCGGCCCGGATCGCCCTGATCGCCGACGGCGCCCGCTTCCGCGGGTATGAGGAGGCGCTGCGGTGGCTGGGCGACGGCGACCGGAATGCGATCTTCCTCGTCCCGGAGGTGTCGCAGGCCGAGGCCCTGACCCGGTGGATCGCCCGCCGCAGCGCGCTGGCCACCGTCGTCATGCACGGGGAGTTGCCGGACGCGGAGCGCTGGGCTCTCTGGAGGCGGATCTCCTCCGGCGGCGTTCGGATCGTCGTCGGCACGCGCCTCGCGGTGTTCGCACCGCTGCCCCGCCTGGGCCTGATCGTGATCGACCACGAAGAGGACGCCTCATACAAGGAGGAGCGCGCACCGCGGTATCACGCGCGCCGCGTCGCCGAGGAGCGCGCCGCCCGGAGCCGCGCCGCCCTCCTCTGGGGCACCCCGGCGCCGTCCGCGGAGGTGATGCGGGAGGTCCTGGAGCACCGCGCCCTGGCGGTGGTCGTCCCGCAGGGGCGCCCTCCCGCCGTCGTCCTCAGCAGCGCCAGGTCCGAGCGCGGGCGGCCCGCCAGCCTGATCGGTCCCCGCCTGGAGGAGGGGCTGCGGCGCGTCCTGCCCTGGGGTCGGGCGATCCTCTTCGTGCCCCGACGCGGCTTCGCCGATTTCCTGCTCTGCCGGGAGTGCGGCTGGGTGCCGCGATGCCCGCGGTGCGGCGTGGCCCTGACGTACTACGCCGGACAGCGCCGGCTGCGCTGCCATCTCTGCGGTCGCGAGGAGGGGGCGCCCCAGCTCTGCGCGCACTGCGGAGGCACACAGCTGCGGCCCCGCGGCGTGGGAACCGAACGGGTGGAGCGGGCCGCGCGCCGGTTGTTCCCGTCCCTGCCGGTCTACCGTCTGGATGCCGCCGCCGCCCCGGCGGAGCCCCAGCGACAGCGGATCTGGCGGCGGTTCGGCCGCGCCGGCGGCCTGCTGATCGGCACACAGCTGCTGCTGCGCGGCGTGGGGCAGATCGATGCGGCCGTAGTGGGCGCCATCGGCGCGGACAGTCTCCTCCACCTCCCGGACTTCCGCTCCGCCGAGCGCACCTTCCAGATCCTCCGTCGCCTGGCGTTGCTGGCGCGGGAGGAGATGATCGTGCAGACCTTCGATCCCTCGCACCCGGTCCTGCAGGCCCTGGCGGCGCAGGACGCGGCGGGATTCTACCGCCAGGAGCTCGACCTGCGCCGGCAGTTCCACTACCCGCCCTACCGCACGCTGATCAATCTGGTCATCAGCAGCCCCACGCCCGAGGAGGCCCGGGAGGTCAGCGGGCAGTTCGCCGCGGCGATAGGCGGCGGCGACGTGCTCGGACCGTCCCCGGCACCGCTGGCCCGCGTCCGCGGTCGCTACCGCTTCCAGGTGCTGGTCAAAGAGCGGGACGAGCTGGCCGCGCGGCGCAGCCTAACCGATCTCGTCCGGTCGCGCCCCGTCCCGCGCGGGACGAAGGTCGTCGTGGACGTCGATCCCGTGGAGTTGCTGTAGAATGGAACCCGTGGAGATCGTGACCGTGGACAGCCCCAGGGCCGCCGTCCTGCGCCGCAGGGCCAGACCGGTGGGCAAAGTGACCCCCGAGGTGCGGGCGCTCATCGACGCCATGATCGAGACGATGCGCCGGGCCAACGGTGTCGGGCTGGCCGCGCCGCAGGTCGGCGTCAGCCAGCGGCTCTTCGTCGCCGAGGTGGAGGAGCGGCTGCACGTCGTGATCGACCCGCAGATCGTCAGGATGGAGGGCGAGGAGGTCGGCACCGAAGGGTGCCTGTCCATCCCCG is drawn from Armatimonadota bacterium and contains these coding sequences:
- a CDS encoding TraR/DksA family transcriptional regulator — protein: MDIGGGYDEDLADVASNTFEREKGLALESSVQQMLAQVEDALSRIDEGTYGFCQRCGDPIDIARLRVLPFATLCIRCKELEERSNGGR
- the priA gene encoding primosomal protein N' codes for the protein MLVDVAVNAPLRAGDRAFTFAVPEALQDRVTVGLPVRVPFGRGHTTGFVVAPGTRTDRPLRPIAGVDERLPPLPADLVALALWMADYYVCSVGEAIWAMLPPPAAAARARAAAEPLGTPPAADGMPAAPETGREPPGHGDGTAPVGAHLRRDPAARIALIADGARFRGYEEALRWLGDGDRNAIFLVPEVSQAEALTRWIARRSALATVVMHGELPDAERWALWRRISSGGVRIVVGTRLAVFAPLPRLGLIVIDHEEDASYKEERAPRYHARRVAEERAARSRAALLWGTPAPSAEVMREVLEHRALAVVVPQGRPPAVVLSSARSERGRPASLIGPRLEEGLRRVLPWGRAILFVPRRGFADFLLCRECGWVPRCPRCGVALTYYAGQRRLRCHLCGREEGAPQLCAHCGGTQLRPRGVGTERVERAARRLFPSLPVYRLDAAAAPAEPQRQRIWRRFGRAGGLLIGTQLLLRGVGQIDAAVVGAIGADSLLHLPDFRSAERTFQILRRLALLAREEMIVQTFDPSHPVLQALAAQDAAGFYRQELDLRRQFHYPPYRTLINLVISSPTPEEAREVSGQFAAAIGGGDVLGPSPAPLARVRGRYRFQVLVKERDELAARRSLTDLVRSRPVPRGTKVVVDVDPVELL
- a CDS encoding DUF370 domain-containing protein, which translates into the protein MWSEPRLINIGFGNIVAANRIIAIVAPDSAPIKRIIQEARDKGALIDATYGRRTRAVVITDSGHVLLSAVQPETVAHRFTSREGEEAAE
- a CDS encoding flavoprotein, with amino-acid sequence MTASSLEGRTIVVGVTGGIAAFKTVQLASRLRQMGAEVHVVMTPAAARFVSPLTFRGVTGHPVVADLWDPANPYDEPHVALGERASLFVIAPATAHTIAKLALGLADDPVSATALATRAPILLAPAMHDAMYEHPATQEHLSTLRRRGCHIIGPEVGWLASGKQGIGRMAEPDAIVDEIRALLERR
- the lspA gene encoding signal peptidase II — its product is MADQAAKLIVAARLPLGHSVPVVPGLLAFTHTQNRGVAFGLLDGVSLLVPAAVTLTLLLLLFYNEARWIRRPMTQAAFALLGGGAVSNLTDRIRVGAVVDFIDVHRWPVFNLADAAVSVGALLLVLTLLRGER
- the def gene encoding peptide deformylase, which encodes MEPVEIVTVDSPRAAVLRRRARPVGKVTPEVRALIDAMIETMRRANGVGLAAPQVGVSQRLFVAEVEERLHVVIDPQIVRMEGEEVGTEGCLSIPGIIADVPRARRVVVRGKNRRGRGITLEAEGLLARVIQHEVDHLDGVLFLDRVVDRSTIREVGATAEVEPAESAAPAPAGG
- a CDS encoding YicC/YloC family endoribonuclease; this translates as MIRSMTGYGRAEVHTLLGRFTVEMRSVNHRFGEILVRLPRDLAALEDRVRAVVQERVLRGRVEVTILREDRAPRPRSVRADLELAAAYAQALRELAAALGVPNAVSLAQIAAYPDVLRVEETKDDLEALWPDLATAVRAAAADLVEMREAEGRRLAQDLETRLSRLEELGVVVERRSRDAVGEYAARLRERIRQLLGEVPVDEHRLAAEVAIFAERSDVSEEVTRLRSHIAQFRQELARAEGAVGRRLEFVLQEMGREVNTTGAKANDLEITRAVIAMKGELESMREQIQNVE
- a CDS encoding prolipoprotein diacylglyceryl transferase, whose product is MKPILIRLGPFPISSFGLFLLGAFLVGIAVVRRRGKEIGIDPSRMLDAALYMIIGGIVAGRIGYVLANLSAFARAPQTMVTIWRDSGLTFYGALAGAVLVGAFYARRLQVPLRAFLDLFAPALALGYAVAMIGALLHGLYLGRPTGVPWAVQMFLERRHPTPIYLLLASLGSYAVLRAQERRGPPAGMLFVLWVLLLAVSRFAVEFFVESPTVGSSGLTLAQAVNALVAVLAVATLVVLARVVPAQPAAAAGPPEMPPAS
- a CDS encoding RluA family pseudouridine synthase translates to MDAVHAGLRLDTFLAGRVPLSRSQIQALIASGHVTLDGRVVKPATKVRAGQQVEMVVPAREPAAVIPQALPLEIVYEDEDLLVVNKPAGLTVHPGAGRPSGTLVNALAARVPGLLALGGGLRPGVVHRLDKDTSGLLVVAKTERAFRALQQQVASRAMRRTYLALVHGVVPSEEGTIEAPIGRHPRLRTRMAVVPGGRPAITRYRIVERFPAHTLIEAELVTGRTHQIRVHFAHVGHPVVGDPVYGGRRPSLGIGRQALHAWRLEVSHPVFGQLLRFEAPPPADFLAAVARARAEGPPPLRRSGGRAP
- a CDS encoding AAA family ATPase; the protein is MIVAIAGPIGVGKSTVARALADRLGYRYISGGEVFRQIARERGISVVEVNRLAETDPELDRALDRRQAELARAGNCVVESRLSGWMVEADLKVWLRAPVEVRAARVARREGLEVTAALRELVERERSEWARYKALYGIDIDDLTPYQLVIDTTRWSAEVIADALATLARTLLLETRTP
- a CDS encoding amino acid racemase; translation: MAEKIIGVLGGLGPWATADLFEKILRLTPARRDQDHLRVIIDSNPKVPDRSAAILGRGEDPTPELVATARNLERAGADLLVIPCNTAHAFYGAIAAAVRIPVLHIMEEVAAEARRLIPGLRRAGVLATTATIAAGLYHRAFEAIGAQVLTSDEAAQQIVTRLIYGVKAGRRDAEARGQAAAIARDLIRRGAQAIVLGCTELPFLLQPGEVSVPLLDSNLILAQAAVRSALAPAGVPRRQGLPGQKSSDTLPSVWQPVAPAVTAVAPWRGRDGTEDRQVSSHEDRSAARGTRDHGSRAQGRGGEERPPVGAGTESGEGSSAHEEGAGRVPPPAGGGADAPARGTRGHGGAHPRGRGSGGDGHRGRLRRRSRRRGQQHL
- the pyrR gene encoding bifunctional pyr operon transcriptional regulator/uracil phosphoribosyltransferase PyrR, with protein sequence MSPAMREKAKVMDADAMRRAVVRMAHEVLERNKTASNLAIVGIRTRGVPLASRLAAAIAQIEGISVPVGALDTRPFRDDRPTGTPASAPVVLPFAVADRIIVLVDDVLYTGRTVRAALDGLITLGRPRAIQLAVLVDRGHRELPIRPDFVGKNLPTSSREHVAVRLAEIDGIDEVVIEEPA
- a CDS encoding NFACT family protein produces the protein MRPIGSFDSVVLAAVAADLATLIGSRLRRISQDDPHEVLLEFRAARALALLCSVHPQWARIHLALAPPGEARRGPFAQLLHSRLEGARLVSVRCPPFERVLTLGFQSDLGTPALVAEIRGPASNLILVEDGVVAGTLRAPARSAGRDLSAGSVYRPPTAGRPSPGELSEPVLRAILEAEEGPIAERLPALLFGISPTMAREVVARASLPATAPARDAAERAADLLRVLRELADLVARGAFEPVIYYAADTLRGYAPFPLVHVRGLRMERTATMSEAVARVTAAARASCEVDDLRARLEKTLREALADVDRAEGEVRRNLQEAAEGEEVRRRGELLLAYASQIAPGAAQVVVPGYDGAPVAIPLDPRLTAVENANALFARYTRMRRARPQLERRLQELDAERAYLESSLALVESAAAADDLRALRDELAEEGYVRRPRRRVAAATAPRAFPLPGGATVLVGRTNRENDRLTFEVARADDLWFHARGVPGAHVVLRTGGRPAREEEILQAAAIAAYFSRARSSGRVAVDCTLRRYVRKPAGGRPGVVTYERERTVRVVPGLP